In Haliaeetus albicilla chromosome 12, bHalAlb1.1, whole genome shotgun sequence, a genomic segment contains:
- the DUS1L gene encoding tRNA-dihydrouridine(16/17) synthase [NAD(P)(+)]-like produces the protein MPKLRGEAFWRETLRSAHYVVAPMVDQSELAWRLLSRRHGAELCYTPMLHAQVFLRDANYRRENLYGEACPEDRPLIVQFCANDPEVFVQAALLAQDYCDAIDLNLGCPQMIAKRGHYGAFLQEEWDLLQRMILLANEKLSVPITCKIRVFPEIDKTVKYAQMLEKAGCQLLTVHGRTKEQKGPLAGVASWEHIQAVRKAVSIPVFANGNIQCLSDVEECIRKTGVHGVMSAEGNLHNPALFEGRNPLVWEMAEEYLEIVQKYPCPLSYVRAHLFKLWHHTLQVYQQLREELAKVKTLEGIVDVNRELKLRCQEEIANQKEGEKPKEGLPFFHWICQPYIRPGPKERCKENGASGTEKGVRGKRALEEEEDGNSELLSKNKQKKKLRNPNKSFDPSLKPKYAKCDQCGNPKGNKCVFNMCRGCCKKRAFKETADCPGHGLLFKTKYEKSLSWQSSQRVIQNPEISRRGDVDVGETAVLKEAGDSAV, from the exons aTGCCGAAGCTGCGCGGGGAGGCCTTCTGGAGGGAGACGCTGCGGAGCGCCCACTACGTGGTGGCGCCCATGGTGGACCAGAGCGAGCTGGCCTGGAGGCTGCTGAGCCGCCGCCACGGCGCTGAGCTCTGCTACACGCCGATGCTGCACGCCCAGGTCTTCCTCAGGGACGCCAACTACCGCCGCGAGAACCTCTACGGCGAGGCCTGTCCCGAGGACCGCCCGCTCATCGTGCAG TTCTGTGCCAATGACCCTGAAGTGTTTGTCCAAGCAGCACTGTTGGCTCAGGATTATTGCGATGCCATAGACCTAAATTTGGGTTGCCCCCAAATGATTGCAAAGAGAG GTCACTATGGAGCATTTCTGCAAGAAGAGTGGGACCTTCTTCAGAGAATGA TTTTACTGGCTAACGAGAAGCTCTCTGTTCCCATCACATGCAAAATCCGCGTTTTCCCAGAAATTGACAAGACAGTGAAGTATGCACAGATGCTGGAGAAAGCTGGCTGCCAG CTGCTGACTGTGCACGGCCGTactaaagaacagaaaggacCGCTTGCTGGTGTGGCATCTTGGGAGCACATTCAAGCTGTCAG AAAAGCTGTAAGCATTCCTGTATTTGCAAATGGAAACATCCAGTGTCTCAGTGATGTGGAAGAATGTATCCGTAAGACAGGAGTGCATGGTGTCATGAGTGcag AAGGTAATCTTCATAACCCAGCCTTGTTTGAGGGCCGAAACCCATTGGTGTGGGAGATGGCTGAGGAGTATCTGGAGATAGTGCAGAAGTACCCTTGTCCATTGTCTTATGTTAGGGCTCATCTCTTCAAGCTCTGGCATCACAC GCTTCAAGTTTACCAGCAGCTGCGTGAAGAATTAGCAAAAGTGAAGACTCTAGAGGGCATTGTAGATGTCAACAGGGAGCTGAAACTACGATGCCAG GAAGAAATAGCTAAtcagaaagaaggagaaaagccaAAAGAAGGGTTGCCTTTTTTCCACTGGATCTGTCAGCCATACATCAGGCCAGG GCCAAAGGAGAGATGCAAGGAGAATGGAGCCAGTGGGACTGAAAAAGGGGTGCGAGGGAAACGTGctctggaagaggaagaagatggaAATTCTGAGCTTCTGtcaaagaataaacaaaaaaagaagttaagaaATCCAAATAAAAGCTTTGATCCATCTTTAAAAC ccAAATATGCGAAATGTGATCAATGTGGAAACCCTAAG GGCAATAAATGTGTGTTTAACATGTGCCGAGGATGCTGCAAGAAAAGAGCATTCAAAGAGACAGCAGACTGTCCAG GTCATGGATTACTTTTTAAGACCAAATATGAAAAATCCCTTTCATGGCAGAGTAGTCAAAGAGTAATTCAAAACCCAGAGATCAGTCGGAGAGGAGATGTAGATGTGGGGGAGACTGCTGTACTGAAGGAGGCTGGTGACAGTGCAGTGTGA